Proteins encoded in a region of the Bradyrhizobium sp. CB3481 genome:
- a CDS encoding co-chaperone GroES, giving the protein MHFRPLHDRVLVRRIDAEERTAGGIIIPDTAKEKPQEGEVIAAGPGGRNELGQLMPLDVKPGDRVLFGKWSGTEVKIDGKELLIMKESDLLGVVEKSSATKKVA; this is encoded by the coding sequence ATGCATTTCCGTCCATTGCACGATCGCGTTCTGGTGCGACGCATCGATGCCGAGGAGAGGACTGCCGGCGGCATCATCATTCCGGACACCGCGAAGGAAAAGCCGCAGGAGGGCGAGGTGATCGCCGCCGGTCCGGGAGGCCGTAACGAACTGGGCCAATTGATGCCGCTCGACGTGAAGCCTGGCGATCGGGTCCTTTTCGGCAAATGGTCTGGTACGGAGGTCAAGATCGACGGCAAAGAACTTCTCATCATGAAAGAGAGCGACCTGCTGGGTGTGGTCGAGAAGAGCTCCGCAACGAAGAAAGTCGCTTGA